atcaccatcatcagcatcatcatcttcaccatcatcatcatcatcatcatcatcatcatcatcatcatcatcatcatcatcatcatcatcaccaccaccactacatcatcatcatcatcatcatcatcatcatcaccaccatcatcatcagcagcagcagcatcatcatcatcatcatcatcttcaccatcgtcatcatcattatcatcaacaccaccaccaccatcatcaccatcatcatcatcatcatcatcaccacctccatcaccaccaccatcatcatcatcatcaccaccaccaccatcatcatcatcatcaccatcatcatcttcaccatcgtcatcatcattatcatcaccatcagcatcagcatcttcaccatcgtcatcatcatcagcatcatcatcttcaccatcgtcatcatcatcatcatcattatcatcatcactaccatcatcagcatcatcatcatcagcatcatcatcttcaccatcgtcatcatcattatcgtcaccatcagcagcagcagctattCACATTATCGTCCTCGGTGGTCATATCTGTTGATCGTCATTGTGAATGGCATCACTGAAAGAAGAGgtttttagttcagttcagttcagttcagttactcaagaaggcgtcactgcgttcggacaaatccataatacgttACAACAAATCTattgtctgaccagcagcataacacaaatcacttaataatttttttttttttttaaacatggcccgcatgggggaagaggaaggacaacagataaacagataaatggaaaTTGAGATAAACATAAGAtaatcaaagaaacaacaaatgcaGTTTTCAAGGcgcacagaaacaaagagaagtgAGGGTCAGTGAAATAACGTATATCAACTGACTGGTGATTTTcgtgttttttattttaaagacGTTTCTAAATTCCACATTTTCCACTAATGGTTTGACATGTGTCCGcgcttgatatatatataatatatatatatagggagagagagatatatagagattatatatatatatatatatatatatatatatatatatatatatatatatatatatatatacatacatgcatgcatacagagagagagagatgtgcacgtgcgtgcgtgtgtgtgtgtgtgtgcgcgcgcgtgtgcgttcaTGCGAgcaagcgagcgcgcgcgcgtgcgtgcgtgtgtgtgtgtgtgtgtgtgtgtgagtgagtgtgtgcgtgtttgtgtgtgtttagaaaaagAAGCAAGCATCAGTATACTATTTTTTCTAACATTAATGCCTACTTAACGTGTggtgtgtttgctctgtgtgtgtgtgtgtgtgtgtgtgtgtgtgtgagtgtgcatgtgtgtgtgtgtgagtgtgctgtgtgtgtgtgtgtgtgtgtgtgtgtgagtgtgcatgatgtgtgtgagtgtgtgtgtgtgtgtgtgtgtgtgtgtgtgtgtgtgtgtgtgtgtgtgtgtgataacagtggAGACGAGCGGTCCTGGAGCCAACACGGAGAACTAGAGAGACTTCGGACACGAGGCAGCGAGACATGGATCAAGAATCTctgacccccctaccccccccaccccaccccactcccaccccaccacccctctctctctctctctctctcacacacacacacacacatacacacacacacactctctctctctcttcatttctctctctcagtcactccccTCATCTCTCCGTCTTCTTAAATCacctctcacctccctctctctccctcccccatctctctctacctctctccctcttcctaaatctctctctatccccccccaccctctctctctctctcacacacacacacacacacatacacacacactctccttctctcttcatttctctctctcagtcactccccTCATCTCTCCGTCTTCTTAAAtcatctctcacctccctctctctccctcccccatctctctctacctctctccctcttcctaagtctctctctctatcccccacccccccctctctctctctctctctctttctctgccctctctctttctctcactccctcatccctcccctctctctctctctccctccccaatgTATAGCCGGTGTTCCCTTGGTTTCATCACTCCCGTTGCCTGGGTGTCTAATTGTCCatgggggctttttttttgttttttttttttttgttctcattcGTATTTTATCTTATCATTTCTGAACACCAGAAGCACAGCATTCGCAGGAGGAGGATCTGTTGCTGTATAATGTCGAGAAGGGGTAGCCCTAATAGCTTGACTATGTCgtatgcttgttttgttgttgttgttattcttatggGTATTCCCACACACTGATATACGATGCGTATTTATCCTTCAGAAAATCGGACTCTGGTATTTTCTTTGTGGTGTTCTCTACTCTGCCGTGCAATGTTGTAGAATGctgattttggtttgttttgaatttcacgacgcctggtgggtaaagggtggagattttttttttttttttctgatctccaaggtcaacagatgtgcagacctgctagtgcctgtacccccttcatgtgtgtacacatgcaggagatcaaatgcgcacgttaaagatcacgcgcgtaatccatgccagcgtacggtgggttatggatacaagaacatacccggcatgcacaccccgaaaacgtagtatggctgcctacatggcggggtaaaaacggtcatacacgtaaaagccggcTCGTGTGTATGAGTAAACGTGGGAGCcgcagcccacgaactaagaagaaaTGTTCGTTTTATGGTGTTTAGTTTTTGCTTTTCGGTGAAACAAATAAACTAAAGAAACTGTGTGCACCAGGGACCTGCAAGCAACcgaagccacaaacacacacagacacacagacacacacacacacacacacacacacacacacaaccaaccaaccaaccatccaataACCAAGTCACTTTGGGGAACAattaaccaaccaaacaactgatcaatcagtcaaccaaccagtcaaccaaccagttgtcaaccaaccagccaacccaaAACCCAACCCGTTCACTGTCCAATCAATTAACGACAGAGCCAACCAgcgaaccaaccaacaaccagccaaccaaccaaccaacccaaaccCGAACCCATTAACCGCACGACtggccgggaaaaaaaaaaaacacccaaaaaactaaTACACAATTTGTATGTAAATAGAACTGTACTGATATACTGttcattgtattaaaaaaaacttaTTTTGCATTGGTTTGTTCTTGTGGAATGAAtgacctcctccttcttcttcttcttcttcttcttcttcttcttcttcttcttcttcttcttctcctcctcctcctccacctcctcctcctccttctcttcctcctcgtttACGTGGACACTATTATTTTTCAACCACCCCTCTGTACATCCACAcagatgtttgtgtgtcatttgtggttttctttgttgctttaaaaaaacctttctgatattcttttttttccctttttttatgctGTTATCTTCGTACTGACGTCATGTCCTGTATGTGTACTTTCTCTTATGTTTGATTGTAATgatcaatgggaaaccatttacagcttagtcttttgtgaaggactatgactctcaaactaggaggcaaaattgcactggctcttagtgctgcagccttgtgggctagatggcctttgggggaccatcccaacgccgactgtcctaaaaccctcttggccgagagagtgggggtgtacttTGGCAAGatcactctccaccataatcaaattccagcccagatagttgggacagcagttgtctcctctgctgttttgatggtcatagtcggacacgactgactatcatatataattgTAATGAAACTGAAATTAACTAATTTCTtgaataattaaaataaaataaaaaaagatttgttTGCCCATCAACACCATGCCCTGCAGGACAGACTGGATGGAGAGCAAGACTTgcatactcccgaaaacggaatgtggctaTCTAAATGGCAGTGGTAAACACGGTCATATATatcttaattttaaaaaaatatatattctttAAAAATAAACTCCCACTCGAAGATGCATGTGACCATAGCAGTAGCTGACTCAAGAACACATAAGTTGAAAGATTACAAACAAGACTTAAATGAATCTTGTGTAAACAGTTGAACAGGTGTACGTGTGCTCATTTTTGGGTGCCCCATAATTTGAGACATTTCATTTttggtgagtttttttgttttgttgttttgttcgatGCTGATGAAAGttgatgggggtgatgaaaggggttCATGAAGGTTTTGGACTACTGGACGTGGTTGTAGTCTCATACTTACaccccggtgtcaaccaggcagtactctcatacttataccccggtgtcaaccaggcagtactctcatacttataccccggtgtcaaccaggcagtACTCTCATACTTAAACATGGTGTCAACCAGGCAGTACTCTCATACTTATACCCCAG
This window of the Babylonia areolata isolate BAREFJ2019XMU chromosome 17, ASM4173473v1, whole genome shotgun sequence genome carries:
- the LOC143291364 gene encoding uncharacterized protein LOC143291364 is translated as MDLSEHADADGDDNDDDDGEDDDGDDDDDGGGGDDDDDGGGDGGGDDDDDDDGDDDDDDDDNIDDDGYNGDNDD